A single region of the Salvia miltiorrhiza cultivar Shanhuang (shh) chromosome 8, IMPLAD_Smil_shh, whole genome shotgun sequence genome encodes:
- the LOC130996584 gene encoding uncharacterized protein LOC130996584 has product MITRIPDQVKHLGRLISANDIDCIVNLRMDRNAFGRLCQILRDMGGLVNGRHVSVEEQVVMFVSVLAHHKKNRIVGFDFWRSGQTILHYVHVVLGAILRLHETFLAKPDVVTDDCTDSRWQWFKGCLGALDGTYVNVLVSNTDKPRYRTRKGEISTNVLAVCDRKLQFVYALCGWEGSASDCRILRDSLTRPHGLKVPKGKYYLCDNGYANSDGFLTPFKGVRYHLKEWGPLAGRPQNKEELFNLRHRWLVRQRDQRPPQSVAVGDI; this is encoded by the exons ATGATAACTCGAATCCCGGATCAGGTGAAGCACTTAGGGAGGCTAATTAGTGCTAACGATATAGATTGTATCGTAAACCTCCGTATGGACCGTAATGCTTTCGGTCGGCTGTGTCAAATACTCAGGGATATGGGGGGATTAGTCAATGGTCGCCACGTTAGTGTGGAAGAACAAGTTGTTATGTTCGTCTCGGTCCTAGCCCATCACAAAAAGAACAGAATAGTAGGATTTGATTTTTGGCGGTCTGGACAAACAATATTACATTATGTCCATGTGGTATTAGGTGCCATTTTGCGATTACATGAGACATTTTTAGCCAAACCAGATGTTGTCACGGATGATTGCACAGACTCTAGGTGGCAATGGTTCAAG GGATGTTTAGGCGCTTTAGATGGCACATACGTCAATGTCTTGGTTAGCAATACAGACAAACCGAGATATAGGACTCGGAAAGGTGAAATCTCCACTAATGTGTTAGCTGTTTGTGATCGAAAATTGCAATTTGTGTATGCTCTGTGTGGGTGGGAAGGATCTGCCTCAGACTGTAGGATACTGCGGGACTCATTAACCAGGCCCCATGGCCTCAAAGTGCCCAAGG GTAAATATTATTTGTGTGATAATGGGTATGCAAATAGCGATGGCTTCCTCACCCCTTTCAAAGGAGTTCGATATCACTTGAAAGAGTGGGGCCCTTTGGCTGGAAGACCTCAAAATAAGGAGGAGCTATTCAATCTTCGACATA GATGGCTTGTACGTCAGAGGGATCAACGACCACCCCAATCTGTAGCTGTCGGCGATATATGA